A window of Excalfactoria chinensis isolate bCotChi1 chromosome Z, bCotChi1.hap2, whole genome shotgun sequence contains these coding sequences:
- the TNFAIP8 gene encoding tumor necrosis factor alpha-induced protein 8 isoform X2 → MSLEADDSREVATDVFNSKSLAIQAQKKILGKMVSKSIATTLIDDTSSDVLDELYRVTKEYTQNKKEAEKIIKNLIKIVLKLAILYRNNQFNQDEIALMEKFKKKVHQLAKTVVSFHQVDYTFDRNFLSKLLNDCRELLHQIIQRHLTAKSHGRVNNVFDHFSDCEFLAALYNPFGPYKLHLQKLCDGVNRMLDEGNI, encoded by the exons ATGAGCCTGGAGGCAGACGACTCCCGGGAAG tggcCACGGATGTCTTCAATTCGAAAAGCTTGGCCATTCAGGCCCAGAAGAAGATCCTTGGGAAAATGGTGTCCAAGTCAATAGCAACTACTTTGATAGATGATACCAGCAGTGATGTTTTAGATGAGCTCTACAGAGTGACAAAGGAATACAcgcaaaataaaaaagaagcagagaagatCATTAAAAACCTCATTAAAATAGTCCTCAAATTGGCTATTCTCTACCGGAACAATCAATTTAATCAAGATGAAATTGCGCTGATGGAGAAATTCAAGAAGAAAGTTCATCAGCTGGCGAAGACGGTGGTCAGTTTCCATCAGGTGGATTATACCTTTGACAGGAATTTTTTGTCCAAACTGTTGAATGACTGTAGAGAGCTGCTTCATCAGATCATTCAGCGTCACCTAACAGCGAAATCGCACGGACGGGTCAACAACGTGTTTGATCACTTCTCCGATTGTGAATTTTTGGCTGCCTTGTATAATCCCTTTGGACCTTATAAACTCCATCTGCAGAAACTCTGTGACGGTGTCAACAGAATGCTAGACGAGGGGAACATATAA
- the TNFAIP8 gene encoding tumor necrosis factor alpha-induced protein 8 isoform X1, whose translation MIEHVLRLAESLSSSLGCFSLDTAVCTDNCDSICRTMATDVFNSKSLAIQAQKKILGKMVSKSIATTLIDDTSSDVLDELYRVTKEYTQNKKEAEKIIKNLIKIVLKLAILYRNNQFNQDEIALMEKFKKKVHQLAKTVVSFHQVDYTFDRNFLSKLLNDCRELLHQIIQRHLTAKSHGRVNNVFDHFSDCEFLAALYNPFGPYKLHLQKLCDGVNRMLDEGNI comes from the exons ATGATAGAGCATGTGCTACGTTTAGCAGAGTCATTAAGCTCTTCACTGGGTTGTTTTTCCTTGGATACTGCCGTTTGCACTGACAATTGCGATTCCATTTGCAGAACGA tggcCACGGATGTCTTCAATTCGAAAAGCTTGGCCATTCAGGCCCAGAAGAAGATCCTTGGGAAAATGGTGTCCAAGTCAATAGCAACTACTTTGATAGATGATACCAGCAGTGATGTTTTAGATGAGCTCTACAGAGTGACAAAGGAATACAcgcaaaataaaaaagaagcagagaagatCATTAAAAACCTCATTAAAATAGTCCTCAAATTGGCTATTCTCTACCGGAACAATCAATTTAATCAAGATGAAATTGCGCTGATGGAGAAATTCAAGAAGAAAGTTCATCAGCTGGCGAAGACGGTGGTCAGTTTCCATCAGGTGGATTATACCTTTGACAGGAATTTTTTGTCCAAACTGTTGAATGACTGTAGAGAGCTGCTTCATCAGATCATTCAGCGTCACCTAACAGCGAAATCGCACGGACGGGTCAACAACGTGTTTGATCACTTCTCCGATTGTGAATTTTTGGCTGCCTTGTATAATCCCTTTGGACCTTATAAACTCCATCTGCAGAAACTCTGTGACGGTGTCAACAGAATGCTAGACGAGGGGAACATATAA
- the TNFAIP8 gene encoding tumor necrosis factor alpha-induced protein 8 isoform X5: MATDVFNSKSLAIQAQKKILGKMVSKSIATTLIDDTSSDVLDELYRVTKEYTQNKKEAEKIIKNLIKIVLKLAILYRNNQFNQDEIALMEKFKKKVHQLAKTVVSFHQVDYTFDRNFLSKLLNDCRELLHQIIQRHLTAKSHGRVNNVFDHFSDCEFLAALYNPFGPYKLHLQKLCDGVNRMLDEGNI; the protein is encoded by the coding sequence tggcCACGGATGTCTTCAATTCGAAAAGCTTGGCCATTCAGGCCCAGAAGAAGATCCTTGGGAAAATGGTGTCCAAGTCAATAGCAACTACTTTGATAGATGATACCAGCAGTGATGTTTTAGATGAGCTCTACAGAGTGACAAAGGAATACAcgcaaaataaaaaagaagcagagaagatCATTAAAAACCTCATTAAAATAGTCCTCAAATTGGCTATTCTCTACCGGAACAATCAATTTAATCAAGATGAAATTGCGCTGATGGAGAAATTCAAGAAGAAAGTTCATCAGCTGGCGAAGACGGTGGTCAGTTTCCATCAGGTGGATTATACCTTTGACAGGAATTTTTTGTCCAAACTGTTGAATGACTGTAGAGAGCTGCTTCATCAGATCATTCAGCGTCACCTAACAGCGAAATCGCACGGACGGGTCAACAACGTGTTTGATCACTTCTCCGATTGTGAATTTTTGGCTGCCTTGTATAATCCCTTTGGACCTTATAAACTCCATCTGCAGAAACTCTGTGACGGTGTCAACAGAATGCTAGACGAGGGGAACATATAA
- the TNFAIP8 gene encoding tumor necrosis factor alpha-induced protein 8 isoform X3, whose product MGLFHAAHVATDVFNSKSLAIQAQKKILGKMVSKSIATTLIDDTSSDVLDELYRVTKEYTQNKKEAEKIIKNLIKIVLKLAILYRNNQFNQDEIALMEKFKKKVHQLAKTVVSFHQVDYTFDRNFLSKLLNDCRELLHQIIQRHLTAKSHGRVNNVFDHFSDCEFLAALYNPFGPYKLHLQKLCDGVNRMLDEGNI is encoded by the exons ATGGGGCTTTTTCACGCAGCCCATG tggcCACGGATGTCTTCAATTCGAAAAGCTTGGCCATTCAGGCCCAGAAGAAGATCCTTGGGAAAATGGTGTCCAAGTCAATAGCAACTACTTTGATAGATGATACCAGCAGTGATGTTTTAGATGAGCTCTACAGAGTGACAAAGGAATACAcgcaaaataaaaaagaagcagagaagatCATTAAAAACCTCATTAAAATAGTCCTCAAATTGGCTATTCTCTACCGGAACAATCAATTTAATCAAGATGAAATTGCGCTGATGGAGAAATTCAAGAAGAAAGTTCATCAGCTGGCGAAGACGGTGGTCAGTTTCCATCAGGTGGATTATACCTTTGACAGGAATTTTTTGTCCAAACTGTTGAATGACTGTAGAGAGCTGCTTCATCAGATCATTCAGCGTCACCTAACAGCGAAATCGCACGGACGGGTCAACAACGTGTTTGATCACTTCTCCGATTGTGAATTTTTGGCTGCCTTGTATAATCCCTTTGGACCTTATAAACTCCATCTGCAGAAACTCTGTGACGGTGTCAACAGAATGCTAGACGAGGGGAACATATAA
- the TNFAIP8 gene encoding tumor necrosis factor alpha-induced protein 8 isoform X4: MQVATDVFNSKSLAIQAQKKILGKMVSKSIATTLIDDTSSDVLDELYRVTKEYTQNKKEAEKIIKNLIKIVLKLAILYRNNQFNQDEIALMEKFKKKVHQLAKTVVSFHQVDYTFDRNFLSKLLNDCRELLHQIIQRHLTAKSHGRVNNVFDHFSDCEFLAALYNPFGPYKLHLQKLCDGVNRMLDEGNI; this comes from the exons ATGCAGG tggcCACGGATGTCTTCAATTCGAAAAGCTTGGCCATTCAGGCCCAGAAGAAGATCCTTGGGAAAATGGTGTCCAAGTCAATAGCAACTACTTTGATAGATGATACCAGCAGTGATGTTTTAGATGAGCTCTACAGAGTGACAAAGGAATACAcgcaaaataaaaaagaagcagagaagatCATTAAAAACCTCATTAAAATAGTCCTCAAATTGGCTATTCTCTACCGGAACAATCAATTTAATCAAGATGAAATTGCGCTGATGGAGAAATTCAAGAAGAAAGTTCATCAGCTGGCGAAGACGGTGGTCAGTTTCCATCAGGTGGATTATACCTTTGACAGGAATTTTTTGTCCAAACTGTTGAATGACTGTAGAGAGCTGCTTCATCAGATCATTCAGCGTCACCTAACAGCGAAATCGCACGGACGGGTCAACAACGTGTTTGATCACTTCTCCGATTGTGAATTTTTGGCTGCCTTGTATAATCCCTTTGGACCTTATAAACTCCATCTGCAGAAACTCTGTGACGGTGTCAACAGAATGCTAGACGAGGGGAACATATAA
- the TNFAIP8 gene encoding tumor necrosis factor alpha-induced protein 8 isoform X6 has translation MVSKSIATTLIDDTSSDVLDELYRVTKEYTQNKKEAEKIIKNLIKIVLKLAILYRNNQFNQDEIALMEKFKKKVHQLAKTVVSFHQVDYTFDRNFLSKLLNDCRELLHQIIQRHLTAKSHGRVNNVFDHFSDCEFLAALYNPFGPYKLHLQKLCDGVNRMLDEGNI, from the coding sequence ATGGTGTCCAAGTCAATAGCAACTACTTTGATAGATGATACCAGCAGTGATGTTTTAGATGAGCTCTACAGAGTGACAAAGGAATACAcgcaaaataaaaaagaagcagagaagatCATTAAAAACCTCATTAAAATAGTCCTCAAATTGGCTATTCTCTACCGGAACAATCAATTTAATCAAGATGAAATTGCGCTGATGGAGAAATTCAAGAAGAAAGTTCATCAGCTGGCGAAGACGGTGGTCAGTTTCCATCAGGTGGATTATACCTTTGACAGGAATTTTTTGTCCAAACTGTTGAATGACTGTAGAGAGCTGCTTCATCAGATCATTCAGCGTCACCTAACAGCGAAATCGCACGGACGGGTCAACAACGTGTTTGATCACTTCTCCGATTGTGAATTTTTGGCTGCCTTGTATAATCCCTTTGGACCTTATAAACTCCATCTGCAGAAACTCTGTGACGGTGTCAACAGAATGCTAGACGAGGGGAACATATAA